The nucleotide sequence CCATTAGCTATGAAGACATCTCCACATTCAACATCGCATTCATGTTCCAATGGATTTTCATACTTTTCAATCAAGTCATCATGCCTTACTTTCTTCATGACTGTAATCTTAACTTTTTTCAACTCATTCACCTAAAAACTTTAGTCTGTTTTTAATTATTTTTTATCTCTTATCATTTAAATATTTTAAAAATCAAAACCAAATCAATACTTAAACTCCTCATCAAAAAATTTTAAATATCATAATCCCTTTAAATTTAAAATGGAATACTATTTTTTTTCAATTGATAGGAAAGGTTTTAGAATGGATAAAAAATTAATCATCAGATACATTTTACTTATTCTCGGGGTGACTATAATGTCTTTAGGCATTGCATTATCCCTTAAGTCCACTTTAGGCACTCCTCCTATATCATGCATTCCTGCTGTTCTAGCTGTTGCTTTTCCTTGGACTGTAGGAGAATTCACCATAGTTTTCAATGCGTTGCTTGTCATATTCCAAATGGTTCTTTTAAGAAAAATAACACTATCGCAAATAGCCCAAATGCTTGTATGCATTCTATTTGGCTATATGATTGACTTTAACTTAAGTTTTATTGATTTCATCAATCCAACAATGTATATAAGTCAATGGATCTTGCTTATAGTAAGCTGTCTTGTTCTTGCATTCGGGCTTGTCATTGAAGTAAAGTCAGACATTACAATGCTCCCTGGAGACGGTGCTGTAGTGGCAATAGGTGAAGTGCTTAACAAGGATTGGGGTAAGGTCAAGCCATTTTTCGATGTTACAGTTGTAAGCATAGGTGTCATTTTGGCATTGGTATTCATAGGCCACCTTGAGGGGGTTCGTGAAGGAACCATTTTTTCAGCTATTACAGTTGGTTTCATCATTCAGTTTTACAATAAGGCTTTCGGATACAAGCTAGATAATTACTTAGAGAAATAATCAATTTTTTCATAAAATTTTAACCTAAATTCTTTTAGATTTTCACTTAAATCTTTCAATTTCTTTAAAATCCTTAATCATTCTTTTTTCTTAAAAATAATCCTTATTTGCCCTTTATTTTTCATTGATTTTTCAGTAAATTCACAAAACTCATATTCTATTATATAAATGTTTTGTTTTGATTTTTTACATTAACTTTATAATAAGTAAATAATATAAATATACTTGTGATATTATGGTAGTTAAAATCGCTATATTAAGAAGTGGTAATATTGGTACTTCACCAATATTAGATTTATTATTAGACGAAAGAGCAGACAGACCAAACATCGACGTAAG is from Methanobrevibacter ruminantium and encodes:
- a CDS encoding YczE/YyaS/YitT family protein, whose protein sequence is MDKKLIIRYILLILGVTIMSLGIALSLKSTLGTPPISCIPAVLAVAFPWTVGEFTIVFNALLVIFQMVLLRKITLSQIAQMLVCILFGYMIDFNLSFIDFINPTMYISQWILLIVSCLVLAFGLVIEVKSDITMLPGDGAVVAIGEVLNKDWGKVKPFFDVTVVSIGVILALVFIGHLEGVREGTIFSAITVGFIIQFYNKAFGYKLDNYLEK